GTCTGAAATGGAGCCCGGCCCAGTATTTCTATAAAGAGTGGGCTGGGTTGTATAAGAAAGGGGAGCAATTTCTGTATGTGAACCGGGGATTTGGTTTCCTCGGATATCCGGGAAGGGTAGGGATATTACCAGAGATCACCGTGATTGATCTGGTATAATTTACCTGGCTACCGACAGAAAAGCTTTGTTTAACTCCTCATTCGCCCGATTCACGGGATATTTGACGTTAAATGATGAATTACACTTATCTTGCGGCTATGTACTAAGTAAACACATGCGCCTATACTTCTTAACTTTTCTGTTATTATGTAGCCGTATAGCAGCGGGACAAACTTTAGCAGAGCTGGAAAAGCAGCTGGACTCGTTGTTGCAGAAACAGCAAAAGAGCGAAGTTGTGATTGGCGTGGGGTATGGAAATAATCCTGCTTACGGCAGTAAAGTGACCAACTTCGAATTGCCCATTGTTCTGAAAACCTTTGTTGCACCGTCTCTCAGCTACTATCATAAAAGCGGCTTCTATGGAGGAGTTAGCGCTTATTACCTGTTTAACTCAGACCGGCAGCCCTGGTTTGAGTGGGACCTGACTGCAGGTTATGATTTTACAAAGAATAAAAATTTCATCACGGGTATATCTTATACACGTTATGTTTTTGCAGATTCTACTGATGTGCCGAAAACACCTATCAAGAACGAGCTGTTTGCTTATTTCTATTACCGCAAATGGTGGCTGGAACCGGGGATCAGCCTGGATTACGGCTGGGGGAAAGATATTTCTGAAGGAGAGCACTCCAGGGAAACGCTGCGGGGTAACGATTTCAACTCCATCGTTGCAGTAAGGCATCCCTTTGTTTTTTCCGGGTTACTGGGCAGGTTCGATATCCTGATGTTAACACCTTCTGTTAATCTCACAATGGGAACCGCAAACTATTACAGCAATCTGAAAGCATTCCAGTATATCACCCGTTCACCCAAGCTGAAGCAGGTAAAAGTACATCCCGGAAAAGAGCTGAATTTTCAGGATCATACTAATTTCCAACCCCGCGCATTGGATCTGACCCTCAATCTTTCCTATTTCATAGGCAGGGTCAACCTTGCTCCCACCTATACCGTATTCAAGCCATTAACCGGTGACGATCAAGGTATTATGAGTTACTTCACTGCTCGCGTTCTCTACAGTTTTTAGGATTCATTAACAAATAGCACGGAATTTGTGATTACCGCAATCGTAATTACAAATAGGGGTAACGTTTACTTCGGACGTCTATATTTTAACCATTATTAACTACAATTGATTTTATGAAAAAACTGTTTTTCGCCGTAGCAGTACTGACGATGGCTGCTGTTTCAACTGTTAATGCTCAGTCCACAAAGCTGCTTCGCTTCGGTATCAAAGGAGGTGCAAATCTCGGTAAACTTGACGGAACCGGTTTTCAGGATGGATTCAAATTAGGCTACCATCTTGGTGGTTTTGCACAGCTTAATCTTGTTAAAGGTTTTGGCGTTCAGGGTGAGGTAATATTTTCATCCACTAAAACTGAAACTACCGACAATTTTGATCAGATTTACCAGGGAGTAAGCACTTCAGATAACCGAAAAAAAATCAATTTGAATTATCTGAGTATTCCATTACTGGCCAATATTGACCTGGGAACTCCCCGTCTGAAACTGCAGGTAGGACCTCAGTTTGGCGCGATGGTAAGCGACAGGAAAGTATTAGGTGCTGCTAATCAGGCTTTCAAAGGTGGAGAAATTTCAGGTGTTGCCGGCTTATGGTTGCAGCTACCTATTATTAACGTAAGTGCCCGTTATGTTATCGGATTTAACGACATGAAAGACAAAAGTGTGAGCAGCTATGCAAACACCAGCAACTGGAAAAGCCAGACCATTCAGCTGGGCGTGGGTGTAACCTTTTAATTATTAGCTGCTAACTATAGCTATTTGCCTGCAGTGGGAATACCAATCATCGATTGGTATTCCCGCTGCTTTTTTTATTGAATTTTTTACCGTACTTTTTTCAATAGATCTTAAGCATATTTACCAATCATTAACAACTGCCACTGCGTCACTTGGCATTAAACTTGACTATATCGCCATACACAAAAAACAGCCACTATTAAAGGGATGATGTGACAGAATGTCCCTAACAAGGCGTCAAATATCTCAGATGAATAGATTTTACTTAGGAAATTCGGAAGAAGAAATGGAATTCATGCCTATTATCCCTTTGAATGAAGATGGAGAGGGACAGGAGGAGGAAAAGATCCCCGACGAACTGGCATTATTACCATTACGGAATACGGTATTATTTCCGGGAGTTGTATTGCCGATTACCGTAGGCCGCGATAAATCCATAAAAGCAGTAAACGACGCTTATAAAACTGACAAAGCGATAGGTGTTGTAGCACAGAAAGACAGTACAATAGAAGATCCGGGAGTAGCCGATCTCAGTGATGTAGGAACTGTGGCCCGTATTGTGAAGCTGATCAAGATGCCGGACGGCGGTACCACAATTATTATCCAGGGGCGTAAGCGTTTTAAGATAGAGGAGATTGTTTCAGAAGATCCCTACTTCAAAGCAAGAGTGAACATATTGCAGGACGAAGTGGCGGAGGATGATTCAGAGTTTGAAGCCTATATTTCTTCCATTAAGGACCTGGCAGGACAGATTATTCAGCTGTCGCCGAACCTGCCTTCAGAAGCCAGCATTATCCTCAAGAATATTGAAAATGCGTCGTTCCTCGTGCATTTTGTGTCTTCCAACCTCAATTCAGATGTGAAGGATAAGCAACAATTGCTGGAGATCAACAACCTGCGTACCCGTGCGGAATTGCTGATGAAATTGCTGCAGACAGAATTACAGCTGGCTGAACTGAAGAACAAGATTACCAACAAAACCAAAGCAGATCTCGACAAACAACAGCGCGATTACTTTCTGCAACAGCAGATGAAATCGATCCGTGAAGAACTGGGCGGCGATAGCAACGACAGGGAGCTGAAGGAGATGAAACGTAAGGCAGAAGAGAAGAAATGGCCTGCTGCTGCTGCGGAAGCTTTTTCCAAGGGTATTGAGAAACTGGAGCGCATGCATCCGAGCACACCCGATTACAGCGTTGTGTACAATCACCTGGATCTGCTGCTGGACCTGCCCTGGGGCGATTATACCACCGATAGCTACGACCTGAAAAAGGCAAAGAAAATACTGGACCATGACCACTATGGCATGGACAGGATCAAAGAACGTATACTGGAGTACCTCGCTGTATTGAAGCTGAAAGGAGATATGAAATCGCCGATTCTGTGCTTCGTAGGCCCTCCGGGTATCGGTAAAACTTCATTGGGTCGTTCCATTGCAAATGCGATAGGCCGCAAGTATGTACGTCTGAGCCTGGGAGGACTGCATGATGAAAGTGAGATCAGGGGCCACCGTAAAACCTACATCGGTGCAATGCCGGGAAGAGTGGTGCAGTCGATCCGCAAGATCAAATCATCCAATCCCGTGATGATCCTCGATGAGATAGACAAGATAGGTAACGATCTGAGAGGCGATCCGAGCTCCGCGTTGCTGGAAGTGCTGGATCCGGAGCAGAACGGCACCTTTTACGATAACTACCTGGAGCTGGAATATGACCTGAGCAAGGTATTGTTCATTGCCACAGCCAATAATATCAATGCGATTCATCCGGCGTTACGCGACAGGCTGGAGATCATTGACCTGAGCGGATATTCTATAGAAGAGAAAGTGGAGATCGCCAAAAGGCACCTGCTGCCCAAGCAAAAGGATGCGCATGGTTTGAAGGATACGAAAGTGCGCATGCCCAATGCAGTGATCGAGCAATTGATTTCGGATTATACCCGTGAGAGTGGCGTACGTGAGCTCGACAGGCAGTTTGCTGCAATTATGCGTAACCTGGCCAAGCATGTGGCAATGGAGGAAAAATTACCGGATTCACTGACAGGTGACGATTTGCAGCGCATATTAGGCAAGCCCCGTTATTCCAATGAGATCTATAAAGTGGGGAATCCTCCGGGAGTGGCTGTAGGTCTGGCGTGGACGTATGTAGGAGGCGATATCCTGTTTATTGAAGCCAGTTTGAGCGAAGGAAAAGGAGAGATGAAGCTGACTGGTAACCTGGGTAATGTGATGAAGGAATCCGCTGTTACTGCGCTTACTTATTTGCAGTCGCACGCTGTTGAGCTGAAACTTGATCCTAAGTTATTCACACAGAAAAGTGTGCATGTACATATTCCTGAAGGAGCCGTACCGAAAGACGGTCCCAGTGCAGGTATCACCATGCTCACCGCGCTTACTTCCATCTTTACCGGGCGAAAGGTAAGATCCTATCTGGCCATGACGGGAGAAATTACTTTACGTGGACAGGTATTACCGGTGGGAGGTATTAAGGAAAAAATCCTGGCCGCCAAAAGGGCAGGCATCAAGGAAATCATCCTTTGCTGGCAAAATGAGAAAGATATCAAGGATATCAATCCGTCTTACATCAAAGGCATGAAATTTCATTATGTGCGTGAAATGAACCAAGTATTGGAAATAGCGTTATTAAAGAAGTAAACACGCGTAATATTGCTGTCAGTCCTGGCGGCAATTTATATACGTTCGTACCGGTTTAGTTGTGACTCCGGTGTGAACCATGTTGATTGTTTTAAGGGTTGATAAAGCCGTTCTGCGAAACAGGCAGAACGGCTTTTTATTTTAATCTATAAGCTGGCGCTTATAGAGCTGTATTGTGTTTTCGAGGCCGTAATACAGGGCATCGGCGATGAGGGCATGACCAATGGATACTTCTTTTAACTGTGGAATGTGAAGTTTGAAGAAGCGGAGATTATCGAGGTTGAGATCATGACCGGCGTTGATATCAAGGCCGATGGCAGTGGCTTCGCGGGCAGTGTTTTTGTAGTCGTTGAACAACTGCAGGTTTTGCGGCTGCGTACGGGCCTTCATATATTCTTCTGCGTAAGGACCGGTATACAATTCGATGCGGTCGGCGCCGGCTGTTTTAGCGCCAGCCACTTTACTTACTTCGGGATTGAGGAAGATAGAAACACGGATGCCTGCGTTTTTCAGGGTAGAGATCACGTCTTTCAGCTGTGACTGGTATTTCTCAGTATCCCAACCTGTATTGGACGTAATAGCATCTGGCGGATCAGGAACAAGGGTACATTGATGAGGTTTTACTTCAAGTACCAGGTCCATGAATTCTTTTGAAGGATAGCCTTCGATATTGAATTCAGTTTTCACCAATGGTTTCAGATCTCTAACGTCCTGGTAGCGGATATGGCGTTCATCGGGGCGGGGGTGAACAGTGATACCTTCTGCACCGAAGCGTTCACAATCCTGTGCCACCTTTAAAATATCCGGCAGGTTGCCACCACGTGCATTCCGCAGTGTGGCAATCTTGTTGATGTTTACACTCAGCTTTGTCATGTGGCAAAAATACAAGAATTAGCTTTAGCTATTAACATTTAGCCTTTAGTAAACCATTAAAACAGTTCACTAAAGGCTAAATATAAAAAGCTAAGAGACTTAAAAGATTAGTACCGGTAATAATCTGGTTTGAAAGGACCTTCTACTGGAATACCGAGGTATTCAGACTGTGTATGGGTCAGTACATCCAGCTCAACACCGATTTTTTTCAGGTGTAAGCGGGCTACTTTTTCATCCAGGTGTTTAGGCAGCACATATACTTTGTTTTCGTATTTATCTGAATGCAGCCACAGTTCGAGCTGAGCAAGCACCTGATTGGTGAAGGAGTTACTCATTACGAAAGAAGGGTGACCGGTTGCACAACCCAGGTTTACGAGGCGGCCTTCAGCCAGCAGGATGATATCCTTACCATCGATGGTGTATTTATCTACCTGAGGTTTGATTTCCACTTTGGTATTACCATAGTTTTTGTTTAACCAGGCAACATCGATTTCAATATCAAAGTGACCGATATTGGAAACGATACATTTATCTTTCATCAGCTTGAAGTGTTCGCCAGCGATGATATCGCGGCAACCGGTGGTGGTAACAATGATATCAGCTTCTTTCACAGCGTCGTTCATCTTCTTCACTTCATAACCTTCCATAGCAGCCTGCAGCGCGCAGATAGGATCAATTTCGGTAACGATTACGCGGGCACCGGCACCTCTCAGTGATTCGGCAGAACCTTTACCCACATCGCCAAAACCTGCAACCACAGCTACTTTACCGGCAATCATTACGTCGGTTGCGCGGCGGATCGCATCTACGCAGGATTCGCGGCAGCCATATTTATTGTCGAATTTAGACTTGGTAACGGAATCATTGATGTTGATAGCAGGAAGGGGTAAAGTACCATTTTTCATGCGTTCGTATAAACGGTGAACGCCGGTAGTGGTTTCTTCACTCAATCCTTTTACATGCTGGATCAGTTCAGGATATTTATCCAGTACCATGTTGGTGAGGTCGCCACCATCGTCGAGGATCATATTCAGCGGACGGTCAGGGCTACCAAAGAACAGGGTCTGTTCAATGCACCAGTCGAATTCCTGCTCATTCAGGCCCTTCCAGGCAAAAACAGGTACGCCGGCAGCAGCAATAGCAGCAGCAGCATGGTCCTGAGTAGAAAATATATTGCAAGAGCTCCAACGAACCTCAGCTCCAAGATGAACCAGGGTTTCAATCAGTACAGCAGTCTGAATAGTCATATGTAAACAACCGGCAATGCGTGCACCCTGTAGTGGCTTGCTGTTACCATATTCTTCTCTCAATGACATCAGGCCTGGCATCTCTGCTTCTGCCAGTTCTATCTCCTTGCGGCCCCAGGCAGCAAGAGACATCTCTTTTACCTTGTATTCGAGGCTAAAGTCAATGTTTGATTTTGCTATAGTTGACATTCTTTTTCGTTTTGTGCAAATCTAGGGTTATTTTAACTTTTAACATAATGATACTGTTTGTCCTTCGCAGCAGATCCCCTAAATTTTTTGTCAAGGAAAGTCCGCCCTGGTATCCCATCTCCCTTTTTATAAATTAATTTGATTTAATATAAATATTATTATAAATTTGCTAATTAATATATATTTTATATTAATAAATTGTTTGCTGGTCTGCAACAGGTGTAAGGGTATGAAATAATTATACGAATCATAAAAATACCATTAATATATCTTATACCTCAACACCTCAAAATGACATTTTTGATTGCGGCGGCTGGTTTTTCAGTTTCATCAGAAGAGTAGAAGAAACAATTTACGCCGGGAGAGCCAACACAGAGATTTGCGCATATAGGGTTTTACAAAGGACTGTTTTTCATGTTTGATTAAAAATCTATATGTATAAATAGAAATTTACTGCTTATATGTTACTCCGTTCCTATCCTATGAAATTAAGAGAGCAAGGTATGTCCGTATCCGTCCGCAGATTATTGCGTGGCGTCTGTCTGGCTGTGGGGCTCATCCTCTTCACTATGGGAGTAAACGCACAGTTTCCCCGTATCATTAATCCTGCCGGAGGAGGAACTACACCGAATACAGGGCTGAAATTACAGGTTAATGCAGATGCCTCTGTACAGGTATTCCGGAATGGAAAAACAGAAACAGCGAAAGACTACTACAGCCCAAACTTAACGGGAGTACAAACTTACATCGACTTTAAGGTAGAAGATCCTACGCGTGTTTTTTCTGTTGACACCAGGCAATTGGTAACTTATTCGGCCATCTCTCAGGTGATGGGCACGGGAACCACTGCAGATCCTTACCAGGTGTGTTTTATAGGCAAAGTGATCAACACGGAAACAGAGAACGGATCTACCTCCACTTATCCTACAACGGTGATCATGACACTCTCTTATGTAGTGCCCAATGATTATTACACGCTTGACTATACCGTTTATAACACCAACTATGGTAACGTTCCGCATATATATGTAGATGAATACACTACTATACAGGACGATCCGATTACCCCCAATCCTGAGAATAACAAACAGCAGTATAATTACAGGTTGCAGGATGCTACAGGGAAGGCCACCATACTGGGGTTTCTCAGGGATGCCAATGCCACCACCGGAGGGGTAACCACCGGTACTTACTATCATACCTACCATGCCTATGATAAATTTAATTCCTATGCGCTGGCTTCTGCCCCTAACCGGCGGGATGGGAATCCACAGGATAGTTATAATCTTTATAATACCATCAGCCTGGCTGCGGTATATAGTCCAAGCCGGAAGGCGGCCGCTATCGACATTTCACTGGGATCGAAAGATTATCTGAACCGCGCGGTGGGGAGCAGGGTGGGGATTGCCTATGGTAATACTACAATGCCTCCCGCTTCGTTGCCGCTGACCACGAATCCGGTCAGCACCAACAGTGAACCAATCGTTCTGTCGTTTGAAAGAACGGATCCTTCAGGCCTGGAGGGCGCGCTTGGGAACATACATGGCGCATATGGATTCAACCTCAAAGTAGAGAAGGCGGCGAATGTAACGGCTCCGTTGTATGTGAAGATCAAGCAGGTACCCGCTGCCCCCGGAGAGCAACATGTAGCGGTACAGGGCGTGGATTACAATTTCCAGGAAGGGTATATGATTCCGCCAAAGAACTACCAGGTGGGAGATCTTATCCCACTTCAGAAAGTGCAGGTTATAGGGAATAATACACTGGAGTATAACCGACATATGAGCTTTGCGCTGGAGCAGGTGACCGACGATCAGATGGTGACTATTGGCAGCATCTCCAATTGTACATATACCATCATTGATGATGAGCCACGGAATCTTACGGTAACAGGGCCGGTTAGCGTAAAGGAAGGAAAAATAGATTCGATCCGGGTAGCATTACCGCCCGGTGTACTGATCAATGAAAGAACGCAGGTACAGCTCTCCCTGCAACCAGGTACAGAAGCGGTGAGCCCTACTGATTTTACCTATGATCAGTCGGCCTGGATAGAGATAGGCGCCAATGGGGTGAGCATCCCTGTGCGTGGTGTAATGGACAGCATCATCGAAAAGGACAAGCTCGTGAATTTCAAAGCAGATGCTGTGGTGCTTGGTCAACCGCAGACCGCTTCTTTTTCGCTGAAGATCGCGGACTCTACTCATCTTGATCCTACATTGACCCGGCTATCGGTTAAAACGGAAGATCCGGCTTTGCTGAAAGAACCTTATACAGGGCCGGTCACTGTCACATTGCCTAAAAATGTTACTACCGAGCTACCCATTGATATAACAATAACGAAGCAACCCAGCTCCACCGCCACCGAAGGGGTGGATTATGTTTTACCGGGAACCGCGCAGATTCCGCAGGGAGCCGGCAGCGTCGTGGTGACCCTGGATATTAAGACAGATCATCGTATTGAAGGAACGGAAACAATTGATCTGGCGCTGGCCGGAACGGATCATGTTACCGGTACCGCCTATACGTATACGCCGGCAACTATCAATATTATTGATGCAGACCTCCCGATGACGGCGCCGATAATACTTCATCTTTCCACTAATTCAATCAGCGAGGGAACATTGCCGGCTCCGGGGATATGGGCAGAGTTACCTGCCGGCCTTTCCACTCAAATACCTATTCACCTGAAATTTGTGCCTGGCGCTTCTTCTACCGCGCTTCCGGCAACTTATGGCTTTCCGGTAACAACGGTAACGATTCAGCCGGACCATGTATTGTCGGATACTATCAATGTAAACACTACCGCTAACCTGGTATTTGATGATACGAGAAACCTGGTACTGGTGGGCGGTACGCCCGATCCTGGCATACTGGTGAAAGACAGTCTGCAGTTGACGATCAATGATAATACCGATCCTACGAAGAAGGTGCTGACACTGGCGCCGGTTACCTATCATCTGAAAGAGGGCGACAGTAC
The genomic region above belongs to Chitinophaga sp. 180180018-3 and contains:
- a CDS encoding pyridoxine 5'-phosphate synthase, encoding MTKLSVNINKIATLRNARGGNLPDILKVAQDCERFGAEGITVHPRPDERHIRYQDVRDLKPLVKTEFNIEGYPSKEFMDLVLEVKPHQCTLVPDPPDAITSNTGWDTEKYQSQLKDVISTLKNAGIRVSIFLNPEVSKVAGAKTAGADRIELYTGPYAEEYMKARTQPQNLQLFNDYKNTAREATAIGLDINAGHDLNLDNLRFFKLHIPQLKEVSIGHALIADALYYGLENTIQLYKRQLID
- the ahcY gene encoding adenosylhomocysteinase translates to MSTIAKSNIDFSLEYKVKEMSLAAWGRKEIELAEAEMPGLMSLREEYGNSKPLQGARIAGCLHMTIQTAVLIETLVHLGAEVRWSSCNIFSTQDHAAAAIAAAGVPVFAWKGLNEQEFDWCIEQTLFFGSPDRPLNMILDDGGDLTNMVLDKYPELIQHVKGLSEETTTGVHRLYERMKNGTLPLPAININDSVTKSKFDNKYGCRESCVDAIRRATDVMIAGKVAVVAGFGDVGKGSAESLRGAGARVIVTEIDPICALQAAMEGYEVKKMNDAVKEADIIVTTTGCRDIIAGEHFKLMKDKCIVSNIGHFDIEIDVAWLNKNYGNTKVEIKPQVDKYTIDGKDIILLAEGRLVNLGCATGHPSFVMSNSFTNQVLAQLELWLHSDKYENKVYVLPKHLDEKVARLHLKKIGVELDVLTHTQSEYLGIPVEGPFKPDYYRY
- a CDS encoding porin family protein yields the protein MKKLFFAVAVLTMAAVSTVNAQSTKLLRFGIKGGANLGKLDGTGFQDGFKLGYHLGGFAQLNLVKGFGVQGEVIFSSTKTETTDNFDQIYQGVSTSDNRKKINLNYLSIPLLANIDLGTPRLKLQVGPQFGAMVSDRKVLGAANQAFKGGEISGVAGLWLQLPIINVSARYVIGFNDMKDKSVSSYANTSNWKSQTIQLGVGVTF
- the lon gene encoding endopeptidase La, with amino-acid sequence MNRFYLGNSEEEMEFMPIIPLNEDGEGQEEEKIPDELALLPLRNTVLFPGVVLPITVGRDKSIKAVNDAYKTDKAIGVVAQKDSTIEDPGVADLSDVGTVARIVKLIKMPDGGTTIIIQGRKRFKIEEIVSEDPYFKARVNILQDEVAEDDSEFEAYISSIKDLAGQIIQLSPNLPSEASIILKNIENASFLVHFVSSNLNSDVKDKQQLLEINNLRTRAELLMKLLQTELQLAELKNKITNKTKADLDKQQRDYFLQQQMKSIREELGGDSNDRELKEMKRKAEEKKWPAAAAEAFSKGIEKLERMHPSTPDYSVVYNHLDLLLDLPWGDYTTDSYDLKKAKKILDHDHYGMDRIKERILEYLAVLKLKGDMKSPILCFVGPPGIGKTSLGRSIANAIGRKYVRLSLGGLHDESEIRGHRKTYIGAMPGRVVQSIRKIKSSNPVMILDEIDKIGNDLRGDPSSALLEVLDPEQNGTFYDNYLELEYDLSKVLFIATANNINAIHPALRDRLEIIDLSGYSIEEKVEIAKRHLLPKQKDAHGLKDTKVRMPNAVIEQLISDYTRESGVRELDRQFAAIMRNLAKHVAMEEKLPDSLTGDDLQRILGKPRYSNEIYKVGNPPGVAVGLAWTYVGGDILFIEASLSEGKGEMKLTGNLGNVMKESAVTALTYLQSHAVELKLDPKLFTQKSVHVHIPEGAVPKDGPSAGITMLTALTSIFTGRKVRSYLAMTGEITLRGQVLPVGGIKEKILAAKRAGIKEIILCWQNEKDIKDINPSYIKGMKFHYVREMNQVLEIALLKK